A genomic window from Struthio camelus isolate bStrCam1 chromosome 2, bStrCam1.hap1, whole genome shotgun sequence includes:
- the E2F5 gene encoding transcription factor E2F5 isoform X2, whose amino-acid sequence MDVVGTVGLRNGTGQAFLSGGNCPENVAADTLAVRQKRRIYDITNVLEGIDLIEKKSKNSIQWKGVGAGCNTKEVIDRLRYLEAEIEDLELKEKELDQQKLWLQQSIKNVMDDSTNHQFSYVTHEDICNCFNGDTLLAIQAPCGTQLEVPIPEMGQNGQKKYQINLKSSSGPIHVLLINKESSSSKPMVFPVPPPDDLAQPPSQPATPVTLPKPTTTTQNPPEQHGLNQGQHLPQTSVVDTPSDSSLQHNSATSATPYSSLPDSVLYPSLSGDVAQATTSSNDYQALLPLDVNCILKPNSFDIAKMDEPAGTISGDIIDELMSSDVFPLLRLSPTPGDDYNFNLDDNEGVCDLFDVQILNY is encoded by the exons GCTGCTGATACTCTTGCTGTGAGACAGAAGAGAAGGATCTATGATATCACCAACGTTTTGGAAGGAATTGATCTGATTGAGAAAAAGTCAAAAAACAGCATTCAGTGGAA AGGAGTAGGTGctggctgcaatacaaaggaagtcATAGACAGACTGAGGTATCTTGAAGCTGAAATTGAAGATCTagagctaaaagaaaaagaattggatCAGCAGAAACTGTGGCTACAGCAAAGTATCAAGAATGTTATGGATGACTCTACAAACCACCA GTTTTCATATGTCACCCATGAAGATATTTGTAACTGCTTCAATG GAGACACACTTCTAGCAATTCAAGCACCTTGTGGTACACAGTTAGAAGTACCTATACCCGAAATG GGACAGAATGGACAAAAGAAATACCAGATTAATCTTAAAAGTAGTTCAGGACCCATCCATGTGCTGCTTATAAATAAAGAATCAAGTTCCTCCAAGCCCATGGTGTTTCCAGTTCCTCCACCTGATGACCTTGCACAACCCCCATCTCAACCTGCAACTCCAGTTACTCTTCCTAAACCTACTACCACTACTCAGAATCCACCAGAACAACATGGTCTTAACCAGGGGCAACATTTACCACAAACATCAGTTGTAGACACGCCATCAG ACAGCAGTTTGCAGCACAACAGTGCAACTTCAGCAACTCCTTATTCCAGCCTTCCCGACTCTGTGTTATACCCCAGCCTTTCAGGAGATGTCGCCCAAGCTACAACTAGCTCAAATGACTATCAGGCTTTGCTCCCTTTGGATGTTAACTGTATTCTCAAGCCAAATTCATTTGACATAGCAAAGATGGATGAGCCTGCAG GAACTATCAGTGGAGATATTATTGATGAACTCATGTCTTCTGATG TTTTTCCCCTCTTACGACTCTCTCCTACTCCCGGAGATGACTACAACTTTAACCTGGATGATAATGAAGGAGTCTGTGATCTCTTTGATGTGCAGATACTAAATTATTAG
- the E2F5 gene encoding transcription factor E2F5 isoform X3, with protein sequence MLTGACASDMQSAVEFGVLRVFQAADTLAVRQKRRIYDITNVLEGIDLIEKKSKNSIQWKGVGAGCNTKEVIDRLRYLEAEIEDLELKEKELDQQKLWLQQSIKNVMDDSTNHQFSYVTHEDICNCFNGDTLLAIQAPCGTQLEVPIPEMGQNGQKKYQINLKSSSGPIHVLLINKESSSSKPMVFPVPPPDDLAQPPSQPATPVTLPKPTTTTQNPPEQHGLNQGQHLPQTSVVDTPSDSSLQHNSATSATPYSSLPDSVLYPSLSGDVAQATTSSNDYQALLPLDVNCILKPNSFDIAKMDEPAGTISGDIIDELMSSDVFPLLRLSPTPGDDYNFNLDDNEGVCDLFDVQILNY encoded by the exons ATGTTAACGGGAGCTTGTGCTTCAGACATGCAAAGTGCAGTAGAATTTGGAGTACTGAGAGTATTCCAG GCTGCTGATACTCTTGCTGTGAGACAGAAGAGAAGGATCTATGATATCACCAACGTTTTGGAAGGAATTGATCTGATTGAGAAAAAGTCAAAAAACAGCATTCAGTGGAA AGGAGTAGGTGctggctgcaatacaaaggaagtcATAGACAGACTGAGGTATCTTGAAGCTGAAATTGAAGATCTagagctaaaagaaaaagaattggatCAGCAGAAACTGTGGCTACAGCAAAGTATCAAGAATGTTATGGATGACTCTACAAACCACCA GTTTTCATATGTCACCCATGAAGATATTTGTAACTGCTTCAATG GAGACACACTTCTAGCAATTCAAGCACCTTGTGGTACACAGTTAGAAGTACCTATACCCGAAATG GGACAGAATGGACAAAAGAAATACCAGATTAATCTTAAAAGTAGTTCAGGACCCATCCATGTGCTGCTTATAAATAAAGAATCAAGTTCCTCCAAGCCCATGGTGTTTCCAGTTCCTCCACCTGATGACCTTGCACAACCCCCATCTCAACCTGCAACTCCAGTTACTCTTCCTAAACCTACTACCACTACTCAGAATCCACCAGAACAACATGGTCTTAACCAGGGGCAACATTTACCACAAACATCAGTTGTAGACACGCCATCAG ACAGCAGTTTGCAGCACAACAGTGCAACTTCAGCAACTCCTTATTCCAGCCTTCCCGACTCTGTGTTATACCCCAGCCTTTCAGGAGATGTCGCCCAAGCTACAACTAGCTCAAATGACTATCAGGCTTTGCTCCCTTTGGATGTTAACTGTATTCTCAAGCCAAATTCATTTGACATAGCAAAGATGGATGAGCCTGCAG GAACTATCAGTGGAGATATTATTGATGAACTCATGTCTTCTGATG TTTTTCCCCTCTTACGACTCTCTCCTACTCCCGGAGATGACTACAACTTTAACCTGGATGATAATGAAGGAGTCTGTGATCTCTTTGATGTGCAGATACTAAATTATTAG